From one Flavobacteriales bacterium genomic stretch:
- a CDS encoding MFS transporter, which yields MSTKNDPKVIRAWTFYDWANSVYSLTITSAVFPIFYAAITKGEEGEDLVLNSAIGIPAQSLYSYALSAGFLIVAVIAPLLSGIADSRGNKLAFLKGFCYLGAMSCAGLAFFTLEGIWWGLGLVALACIGFSGSLVFYDAFLVDIAGKDQHDKVSARGYTMGYIGSVILLVINLLMVMKPDWFSLPKSITIGDVTYGGVPARVTFITVGLWWAGFAQIAFRRLPKRTPAADGRDGVLWSGYRELRKVWRQLMSTVRLKRYLLAFFVFNMGIQTVMYLAVIFAEHEIKTVDEYGEVAPIAPESLIISILLIQLVAALGAALFVRLSARFGNIRALAIGVAVWVGICTAAYFTRWTHEFYILASCVGLVMGGCQALARSTYAKFLPETNDTASYFSFYDVSYYVGTVLGTMIFGVVFQLTNDLRNTAIALCTFFILGLVLLLRVPKEEVRISEAGVA from the coding sequence ATGAGCACGAAGAACGACCCCAAGGTCATCCGCGCATGGACCTTCTACGATTGGGCCAACTCAGTCTATTCGCTCACGATCACGAGCGCGGTGTTCCCGATCTTCTATGCGGCCATCACCAAAGGCGAGGAAGGGGAAGATCTGGTGCTGAACAGCGCCATCGGCATCCCTGCTCAGTCGCTCTATTCGTATGCCCTCTCGGCGGGCTTCCTGATCGTGGCGGTGATCGCCCCCTTGCTCAGCGGCATCGCCGACAGCCGCGGCAACAAGCTCGCATTCCTCAAGGGGTTCTGCTACCTCGGCGCAATGTCCTGCGCGGGCCTGGCTTTCTTCACCCTCGAAGGCATTTGGTGGGGCCTGGGCCTTGTGGCGCTTGCCTGCATCGGCTTCAGTGGCAGCCTCGTGTTCTACGATGCCTTCCTTGTTGATATCGCCGGCAAGGACCAACACGACAAGGTGAGCGCGCGCGGTTACACCATGGGCTACATCGGTAGCGTGATCCTGCTCGTCATCAACCTGCTCATGGTGATGAAGCCCGATTGGTTCTCCCTGCCGAAGAGCATCACCATCGGCGATGTGACATACGGCGGCGTGCCAGCACGGGTCACCTTCATCACGGTCGGCCTCTGGTGGGCGGGCTTCGCGCAGATCGCTTTCCGTCGCCTGCCCAAGCGCACGCCCGCAGCCGATGGCCGCGATGGCGTGCTCTGGAGCGGCTACCGTGAATTGCGCAAGGTGTGGCGGCAGCTCATGTCCACAGTAAGGCTGAAGCGCTACCTGCTGGCCTTCTTCGTCTTCAACATGGGCATCCAAACGGTGATGTACCTCGCCGTGATCTTCGCCGAGCACGAGATCAAGACCGTGGACGAGTACGGTGAAGTGGCACCCATTGCACCGGAGAGCCTCATCATCAGCATCCTTCTCATCCAGCTGGTCGCGGCCCTCGGTGCTGCGCTCTTCGTGCGGCTCAGCGCGCGCTTCGGGAACATCCGCGCCCTGGCCATCGGCGTGGCGGTGTGGGTAGGCATCTGCACGGCCGCCTACTTCACGCGGTGGACGCATGAGTTCTACATCCTGGCAAGCTGCGTGGGCCTGGTGATGGGCGGTTGCCAAGCACTGGCCCGCAGCACCTACGCCAAGTTCCTGCCAGAAACGAATGACACGGCCTCCTACTTCAGTTTCTACGACGTGAGCTACTACGTGGGCACTGTGCTGGGCACCATGATCTTCGGCGTGGTGTTCCAGCTCACCAATGACCTGCGCAACACGGCGATCGCGTTGTGCACCTTCTTCATCCTAGGCCTTGTGTTACTGCTGCGCGTGCCGAAGGAGGAGGTGCGAATCTCAGAGGCCGGAGTGGCCTGA
- a CDS encoding T9SS type A sorting domain-containing protein — translation MNTPLRALSFAFASVCATTLAAQPTLTSSNYVPVFGMEREYECASIADPGPVGADAIWDFSTVDPFFDWDMSYYDHTQDQYAADFPNATHGGNAVHADNFYYAASATGIEMLGFKYYDAGLNQPFFDLATDPLLFLPFPCAYGTAWDDDGAGTYRTYETAGVRTYVANITGEATGYGTLILPNGTYNDVLRVDWVRYINVNNLEVGYEWTMSSFYLAGFPLPVAEWERKKTWILGELLDDPLEGKFCWLLDPAMQLDKDEAPFAFSVTPNPAEDQVVVQLGVVDPAAVVSISDAAGRLVMQRPASGDRLVLDIADLQPGAYQLSVMTAGTAQARQFIKL, via the coding sequence ATGAACACACCCTTACGCGCTCTCTCATTCGCATTCGCGAGCGTCTGCGCGACAACCCTCGCCGCCCAGCCGACCTTGACCAGCTCCAACTACGTTCCGGTTTTCGGCATGGAGCGGGAGTATGAATGCGCCTCGATCGCTGATCCCGGTCCGGTCGGTGCCGATGCGATCTGGGATTTCTCCACCGTGGATCCGTTCTTCGACTGGGACATGAGCTATTACGATCACACGCAGGATCAGTACGCCGCCGATTTCCCCAACGCTACGCACGGCGGTAACGCAGTGCATGCCGATAACTTTTATTATGCCGCAAGTGCCACGGGCATCGAGATGCTCGGCTTCAAGTACTACGACGCCGGGCTCAACCAGCCCTTCTTCGACCTGGCAACGGATCCCCTGCTGTTCCTGCCCTTCCCATGCGCATACGGCACAGCATGGGATGATGATGGTGCGGGCACGTACCGTACTTATGAGACGGCCGGAGTGCGCACCTACGTGGCGAACATCACCGGAGAAGCAACCGGTTATGGCACGCTCATCCTGCCCAACGGCACCTACAATGATGTGCTGCGCGTGGATTGGGTGCGTTACATCAACGTGAACAACCTGGAGGTCGGCTACGAATGGACGATGTCATCGTTCTACCTGGCAGGTTTTCCGCTCCCTGTGGCGGAATGGGAGCGCAAGAAGACCTGGATCCTTGGAGAACTCCTGGATGATCCGTTGGAAGGCAAGTTCTGCTGGTTGCTCGATCCTGCGATGCAACTCGACAAGGATGAAGCGCCTTTCGCTTTCTCCGTCACCCCGAACCCGGCCGAGGACCAGGTCGTGGTGCAACTCGGGGTGGTGGACCCAGCCGCTGTGGTCAGCATCTCGGATGCGGCTGGCCGGTTGGTGATGCAGCGTCCGGCATCGGGCGATCGGTTGGTGCTGGACATTGCTGACCTGCAACCCGGCGCCTACCAGCTTTCCGTGATGACAGCCGGCACAGCGCAGGCGCGACAGTTCATCAAGCTGTAA
- a CDS encoding four helix bundle protein — protein sequence MAAFKDFEEIVAWQRAIDLSASVYPRFKDHRDFGFRDQILRASVSVANNIAEGFNSGSNRKFRFYLTIARSSCDEVRSMVILAERIGYLKREEVEVLRTECMRLNGTILSLIKSMRVD from the coding sequence ATGGCAGCCTTCAAGGACTTCGAGGAGATCGTCGCTTGGCAACGAGCAATCGACCTCAGTGCTTCGGTCTACCCACGGTTCAAAGACCATCGGGATTTCGGTTTCCGAGACCAGATCCTTCGGGCCAGTGTTTCCGTGGCGAACAACATCGCCGAGGGATTCAACAGCGGCTCGAACCGGAAGTTCCGCTTTTACCTGACCATTGCCAGAAGCTCGTGCGATGAAGTGCGTTCGATGGTGATCCTGGCCGAGCGGATCGGTTACTTGAAGAGGGAAGAGGTCGAGGTGCTTCGGACGGAGTGCATGCGGTTGAACGGAACCATCCTTTCGCTGATCAAATCCATGCGGGTGGACTGA
- a CDS encoding PorT family protein yields the protein MKRLLTILSAAAIGTGAMAQGEGLKFGAKAGLNITNLPSNESGYVSKSKLGLHLGGIANYGLGRNGNFSILAELLYSGQGAKYETINANGGTETLPYSISYLSVPIQARYRLNFGLYFETGPYLAFLLGASVDGESEFDSVDGSGNQIKEKYKDYLNGTDFGWTYGLGYINEAGWGVGYRGFLGLTDISKDDDTEFEAATITLNTGNQLSFMWFFGWDN from the coding sequence ATGAAACGACTGCTTACCATCCTCAGCGCTGCGGCCATCGGCACCGGTGCAATGGCCCAAGGCGAGGGCCTGAAGTTCGGCGCGAAGGCCGGGTTGAACATCACCAATCTTCCAAGCAACGAGAGCGGTTACGTGAGCAAGAGCAAACTCGGGCTGCACCTGGGCGGAATCGCCAATTACGGGCTAGGTCGGAATGGGAATTTCTCCATTCTCGCTGAGCTGCTGTACAGCGGCCAAGGCGCTAAGTACGAGACGATCAATGCGAACGGGGGCACGGAAACACTGCCCTATTCCATCAGCTACCTCAGCGTCCCGATCCAGGCGCGCTACCGCTTGAACTTCGGCCTGTACTTCGAGACCGGACCCTACCTCGCATTCCTGCTCGGTGCCAGTGTTGATGGAGAAAGCGAATTCGACAGCGTTGACGGGAGCGGAAATCAGATCAAGGAGAAGTACAAGGATTACCTGAACGGCACGGACTTCGGCTGGACCTACGGCCTTGGTTACATCAACGAAGCCGGCTGGGGCGTAGGGTATCGCGGCTTCCTTGGCCTCACGGACATCAGCAAGGATGACGATACCGAATTCGAAGCCGCCACGATCACGCTGAATACCGGGAATCAGCTCTCGTTCATGTGGTTCTTCGGCTGGGACAACTAG
- a CDS encoding OmpA family protein, producing the protein MRHFTIVLAFAALNSALAQPIDTARTWVVNGDFEQWEGKSKLKRPGGIQYAKGWSSATSKKADLFSEVATVESTVSTPKNFAGEQMALSGSNYAGVRWWSYQNKEPRTYIQSQLKSKMKKDSLYCVRFYVSLGDLSKYATGELGAWFSKDKTEKDDPASLTYEVTVPSVRTKIYNDMFSWQGVCGTYESKGNEEWMIIGNFAATEKTDNTKSKRPKGETRPQVFSAYYYIDNVEVYPVKNRNSCSCEQLKDAESEYIFSRKGVTPPGLKPKDRAERQTIYFKRFQRNIDPSMEPWLEDIKKAMTEDPAMRIELTGHFDATEMDRTRIRPDLAELSKERAEAVRDALVEMGIDAGRITVSHKDASEPADDSGNEVGMSKNRRVTVVVK; encoded by the coding sequence ATGCGCCATTTCACCATCGTTCTCGCATTCGCCGCCCTCAATTCCGCCTTGGCCCAGCCCATCGACACCGCCCGCACCTGGGTGGTGAACGGCGACTTCGAGCAGTGGGAGGGCAAATCGAAGCTCAAGCGCCCGGGCGGCATCCAGTACGCCAAGGGCTGGAGCAGCGCCACCAGCAAGAAGGCCGACCTTTTCAGCGAGGTGGCCACGGTGGAGAGCACGGTGAGCACCCCAAAGAACTTCGCCGGCGAGCAGATGGCCCTGAGCGGCAGCAACTACGCCGGCGTGCGCTGGTGGAGCTACCAGAACAAGGAGCCGCGCACCTATATCCAGTCGCAGCTCAAGAGCAAGATGAAGAAGGATTCGCTTTACTGCGTGCGCTTCTACGTGAGCCTCGGCGATCTGAGCAAGTACGCCACCGGCGAGCTCGGCGCCTGGTTCAGCAAGGACAAGACGGAGAAAGACGATCCCGCCAGCCTCACGTACGAGGTGACCGTGCCTAGCGTGCGCACCAAGATCTACAACGACATGTTCAGCTGGCAGGGCGTATGCGGTACCTACGAGAGCAAGGGCAACGAGGAGTGGATGATCATCGGGAACTTCGCCGCCACCGAGAAAACGGACAACACGAAGTCCAAGCGGCCCAAGGGCGAGACGCGTCCGCAGGTCTTCAGCGCCTACTACTACATCGACAATGTGGAGGTATATCCGGTGAAGAACCGCAATTCCTGCTCCTGCGAGCAGCTCAAGGATGCCGAGAGCGAGTACATCTTCAGCCGCAAGGGCGTCACCCCTCCCGGCCTGAAGCCGAAGGATCGGGCCGAGCGCCAGACCATTTATTTCAAGCGCTTCCAGCGCAACATCGATCCCAGCATGGAGCCCTGGCTGGAGGACATCAAGAAGGCCATGACCGAGGATCCCGCCATGCGCATCGAGCTCACCGGCCACTTCGACGCCACCGAGATGGACCGCACGCGCATCCGCCCCGACCTGGCCGAACTCTCGAAGGAGCGCGCCGAGGCCGTTCGCGATGCGCTGGTGGAGATGGGCATCGATGCCGGGCGGATCACAGTGAGCCACAAGGATGCCAGCGAACCAGCCGATGACAGCGGCAACGAGGTGGGCATGAGCAAGAACCGGCGCGTTACCGTGGTGGTGAAGTAG
- a CDS encoding ZIP family metal transporter: MNDILDFFGRIDPVLGAFLATAFTWLVTAAGAGLVFFFGNASRKWLDGMLGFTGGVMVAASFWSLLTPSIEISERLGNIPWLAPAIGFAAGALFLFALDKVLPHLHINFDPSRSEGPHTNWHRTTLLVLAITLHNIPEGLAVGVLFGGVAAGMPEASIGGAVALAIGIGLQNFPEGFAVSMPLRRQGVSKLRSFWYGQLSAIVEPVAGVIGAVAVIHMQSVLPYALAFAAGAMIYVVVEEVIPETQQDKYTDIATLGFIGGFIVMMILDVALG; this comes from the coding sequence CTAGCCACCGCCTTTACATGGCTCGTCACCGCAGCGGGCGCTGGCCTGGTCTTCTTCTTCGGCAATGCCTCGCGCAAATGGCTCGATGGCATGCTGGGCTTCACCGGCGGCGTGATGGTAGCGGCCAGCTTCTGGAGCCTGCTCACGCCCAGCATCGAGATCAGCGAGCGCCTCGGCAACATCCCGTGGCTCGCGCCCGCCATCGGATTCGCGGCCGGCGCCCTCTTCCTCTTCGCCCTGGACAAGGTGCTGCCCCACCTCCACATCAACTTCGACCCCAGCCGCAGCGAAGGCCCGCATACCAATTGGCACCGCACCACCCTGCTGGTGCTGGCGATCACCTTGCACAACATCCCAGAGGGACTGGCAGTCGGCGTGCTCTTCGGCGGCGTGGCGGCGGGCATGCCCGAAGCCAGCATCGGCGGCGCGGTGGCGCTGGCCATCGGCATCGGCCTGCAGAACTTCCCGGAAGGCTTCGCGGTGAGCATGCCCCTGCGCCGCCAAGGCGTGAGCAAGCTGCGCAGCTTCTGGTACGGGCAGCTGAGCGCCATCGTGGAACCGGTGGCCGGCGTGATCGGGGCAGTGGCCGTGATCCATATGCAGAGCGTGCTGCCGTATGCGCTGGCCTTCGCCGCTGGCGCCATGATCTACGTGGTGGTGGAGGAGGTGATCCCCGAGACGCAGCAGGATAAGTACACCGACATCGCCACCCTCGGCTTCATCGGCGGCTTCATCGTGATGATGATATTGGATGTTGCGCTGGGGTGA
- a CDS encoding aconitate hydratase → MSQIFDLEMIRAVYGRYPARIAAARKAVGKPLTLSEKILYAHLWDGDAKTAFGRGKDYVDFAPDRVAMQDATAQMALLQFSTTGRKTVAVPSTVHCDHLIQARVGAKQDLQDALLKSNEVFNFLESISNKYGIGFWKPGAGIIHQVVLEQYAFPGGMMIGTDSHTVNAGGLGMIAIGVGGADACDVMSGLAWELKWPKLIGVKLTGKLSGWASPKDVILKVAGILTVKGGTGAIVEYFGPGAESMSCTGKGTIANMGAEIGATTSTFSYDDSMSRYLKGTGRAEVAAMADAIKEHLQGDPEVYADPANYFDQVIEINLSELEPHVNGPFTPDLAHPISEFAAAVKKNGWPAKLEVGLIGSCTNSSYEDLTRSASLAQQAIDKKLKAKSEFTITPGSEVVRYTAERDGLLKTFDAMGGVVLANACGPCIGQWARHTDDPNRKNSIITSFNRNFAKRNDGNANTHAFVASPEIVTALAIAGDLTFNPLTDSLINEEGVSVKLDEPKGLELPPKGFSVQDPGYKAPAADGSAVKVEVKPDSERLQLLEPFPAWNGKNISDAVVLIKAKGKCTTDHISMAGPWLRYRGHLDNISNNTLIGATNAFNGETDKVKSQLTGEYGPVPATQRGYKAAGVPSIIVGDHNYGEGSSREHAAMQPRHLGVSAVLVKSFARIHETNLKKQGMLALTFANEADYDKIQEDDRIDFTDLTAFAPGKPLTLVFKHKGGSSDTIACNHTYNAQQIEWFKSGGALNIIRAQQKG, encoded by the coding sequence ATGAGCCAGATCTTCGACTTGGAAATGATCCGCGCGGTCTATGGCCGCTACCCCGCCCGTATCGCCGCTGCCCGCAAAGCGGTTGGTAAGCCGCTCACCCTCTCGGAGAAGATCCTCTACGCCCATCTGTGGGACGGCGATGCGAAGACCGCCTTCGGCCGCGGCAAGGATTACGTCGATTTCGCGCCCGACCGTGTGGCCATGCAGGACGCCACCGCGCAGATGGCCTTGCTGCAGTTCAGCACCACCGGCCGGAAGACCGTTGCTGTGCCCAGCACCGTGCATTGCGATCACCTGATCCAGGCGCGCGTGGGCGCGAAGCAGGATCTGCAGGACGCGCTGCTGAAGAGCAACGAGGTCTTCAACTTCCTCGAGAGCATCAGCAACAAATACGGCATCGGCTTCTGGAAGCCGGGCGCCGGCATCATCCACCAAGTGGTGCTGGAGCAGTACGCCTTCCCGGGCGGCATGATGATCGGCACCGACAGCCATACGGTGAACGCCGGTGGCCTGGGCATGATCGCCATCGGCGTGGGCGGTGCCGATGCCTGCGACGTGATGAGCGGCCTCGCTTGGGAACTCAAATGGCCCAAGCTCATCGGTGTGAAGCTCACCGGCAAGCTCAGCGGCTGGGCCAGTCCGAAGGATGTGATCCTGAAGGTGGCGGGCATCCTCACCGTGAAGGGCGGCACGGGCGCCATCGTGGAGTATTTCGGCCCCGGCGCCGAGAGCATGAGCTGCACGGGCAAGGGCACCATTGCCAACATGGGCGCGGAGATCGGCGCCACCACCAGCACCTTCAGCTACGACGACTCGATGAGCCGCTACCTGAAGGGAACCGGCCGCGCGGAAGTGGCCGCCATGGCCGATGCGATCAAGGAGCACCTGCAAGGCGATCCGGAGGTCTATGCCGATCCGGCGAACTACTTCGATCAGGTCATCGAGATCAACCTGAGCGAATTGGAGCCCCATGTGAACGGTCCCTTCACGCCGGACCTGGCGCACCCCATCAGCGAGTTCGCCGCAGCCGTGAAGAAGAACGGCTGGCCCGCCAAACTGGAAGTGGGCCTCATCGGATCATGCACCAACAGCAGCTACGAGGACCTTACCCGCAGCGCCTCGCTCGCGCAGCAGGCCATCGACAAGAAGCTGAAGGCGAAGAGCGAATTCACCATCACGCCGGGCAGCGAAGTGGTCCGCTACACCGCTGAGCGCGATGGCCTGCTGAAGACCTTCGATGCCATGGGCGGCGTGGTGCTCGCGAATGCCTGCGGCCCATGCATCGGCCAGTGGGCGCGCCACACCGATGACCCGAACCGGAAGAACTCGATCATCACCAGCTTCAACCGCAACTTCGCGAAGCGCAACGATGGCAATGCCAACACGCACGCCTTCGTCGCCAGTCCGGAGATCGTCACTGCGCTGGCCATCGCCGGAGATCTCACCTTCAATCCGCTCACCGATTCGCTGATCAACGAGGAGGGCGTGAGCGTGAAGCTTGATGAGCCGAAAGGCCTGGAGTTGCCCCCGAAGGGCTTCAGCGTGCAGGACCCCGGCTACAAGGCCCCCGCCGCCGATGGCAGCGCCGTGAAGGTGGAAGTGAAGCCCGACAGCGAGCGCCTTCAGCTCCTCGAGCCCTTCCCCGCGTGGAACGGCAAGAACATCTCCGATGCCGTGGTGCTGATCAAGGCCAAGGGCAAGTGCACCACCGACCATATCAGCATGGCCGGTCCTTGGCTGCGCTACCGCGGCCACTTGGACAACATCAGCAACAATACGCTGATCGGTGCCACCAACGCCTTCAATGGAGAGACCGACAAGGTGAAGAGCCAATTGACCGGCGAATACGGACCGGTACCGGCCACCCAGCGCGGCTACAAAGCCGCTGGCGTTCCCAGCATCATCGTGGGCGACCACAACTACGGCGAGGGCTCATCGCGTGAGCATGCCGCCATGCAGCCGCGCCACCTCGGCGTGAGCGCCGTACTGGTGAAGAGCTTCGCGCGCATCCACGAGACCAATTTGAAGAAGCAGGGTATGCTCGCCCTCACCTTCGCCAACGAAGCCGATTACGACAAGATCCAGGAGGACGACCGCATCGACTTCACGGACCTCACCGCCTTCGCGCCGGGCAAGCCGCTGACCCTTGTCTTCAAGCACAAGGGCGGCAGCAGCGACACCATCGCCTGCAACCACACCTACAATGCCCAGCAGATCGAGTGGTTCAAGTCTGGCGGCGCGCTGAACATCATCCGGGCGCAGCAGAAGGGCTGA